ACCAAGCAGAGGAAAAGCTTACCGATGCGTCCATGAACTGGTTGTTATGGTTACCCACGAAGATCGCCTGCCGCCGATCACAACCACAAGAAGCCAGAAAATGAAAGCTTCGTCTGTCGATGCATTTTCAGTGGAGCCGCAATGCTGAGGGCGAACCTGGATGCCAGCAACACGCCGGCACGACAGCCACAAGCCCCACAAACAACACTTTCACAAGGATGTAGCTATCTCAAGCAGTTTCAGAACGAATCGGCGTAAACGCCGACCTATCCGCCGAACGTCCTCAGAAGCATATCGCAACCTACAGTGCCAGCCATCCCACATGGCACTCCTCGCTTCTGCTTGCAAGCTAGACGTCACTGACACGCAAACAACCTTGGGTGCCGGCTCCACAAAACAAACGCGACACTCTACAATGTCTCCAGCCGAGAGCCTATTGTAACTGTCTGGATGCAATCCCCCTGCAGAGACTGTCGCCACGGAGAGCTTGATCTCGCGCAGATATATTCGAAAACTGGCCGAGGAAGCGACGACTCACGGGTCCATAGAGAGGGATTCGCTCCGGGTGGAGGACGGCTACATCTTTGAAGAAAGACCGCACGATCCCGCTGAAGGCACGAGGGAGAAATCGCACACAGAAGAACCGGACCGTCACCcggggtgtatgtacagctgGCCGAGCAGTCGCCGAGGTGACTGCAAGGCACTtctgcgccgagggcgcaACACGAACAAAACGGACAGAACCCACATGTGCGCGCGAGACTGGTAAATTACAAGAGACTGAAAACctccccttcctccccccgccccctaGGGCAAGTTATCCGCTGAATGCAAGTGGCGAAGAAGCTGGACGCGGTTGCACATGGCGGAAAGGGCGGAGAGGGCTGCACCGCTTGTATTGGAAACACCACTGCAGGTCACAGATTCTCTGCGGTCGGGCGTTGGCTGGCATCTGAAATATCACTCGACGCCAGGGCTGCACCAGAGAGCAAGTTCCGCGGCCGGGCGTTTATCAACCGGCATGGAGGATCCCGCctttttgctttttttcaTATCCCACCCCTGAACTCGAGCAAGAAAGCCTCTGGAAaacccgccgcctgcaggcccccCCGAGGAGACTGTCGCTTACATGCACAGCCATCTGACCAAAAAGTACATGGTGGCGTGTCAGATGGACAGGAGCGTGGCGACTGTCAAACGACGTTGAAGGGACgatcgccgcggaggaggcgtgaCGCTCACAGAGGACATCACTTCGCGCCTTGCGCGTATCGTctggagacggcgagcgagccgcagacgagatTCTGTGGGCCGGACCCGAGCGGGGATCCCGACGAACGCAACTTAAGGcaggaggagaaagaggctcCGGCGGGGCGGTACAGTCGATTTCAGTCGCCTCAAATCAGCAGCCGCAGTTTTACCCCACTAGAGCGCCGGACTTTGACACGTGCCAGCGAAACAGGACAGGGCGGAGCCTTGTCGATGCCGCTGGGGCGCTCGCAGCAAAGGAGGCTTGACGATGAAGccaaagagaaaagagatGACTATCCGCGTTGAGGACAACGGACTCGTCTACTTGCTTACATGACAGCTGGTCACCCGTGTGTCTGCGAAGAAGTCTTGGCTCAACTGCCCCGGGCAGGGGAATCAGACACGCACGCAACGCCAAAGTTCGGTAAGACAAGAAAATTCGACAGAAAAGGACCAGGGACTGTCGCGGAAATCGCACAGAGTCGCCCGTGTGTTCGGGGCACGCTGAGACTGCACAACACGTGGTTTCCGCGCCCACGAGCCGCAAGTAACGAACGCCAGCGCGAAAGGGGAAAGCTCAGGATTGTGGAAAAAGAAGCTCAGTTCCACCCTAATTTACGTACAATATTTGCTCAAAGAAAAACGCCGGCGTCGACCATGGGTTGCGTGACGTCCTTTGCGAGGCGGCATACAGAAAAAGGCTACATCCATGCACACATGCGCCAGGCGGGTAAGCAGCGGAGGAATGTCATAAGGTGCCGTGGAGGCCAGTTTCACGtacgcagaagaaaacagggGGACGTTTCCAGAGATAATTTCGGCACAGAACGCTTCTAGGAGATCAAGCATACTTTTTTGTCGACCTGCCCTCTCGCCACCCGTGCGCGCATCCCAGCGAGGCCTGCTTTGCCGAGTTGACCTTTTCTACAGTGAGGCATTACGAAGCTGGTCCTGCGGGTCGAGTGACTCATCTTATTCATCTCTGTGAGCGGACATCTACGCCGAGGACTCCTCTATTTCTTGTGCGATTGCGACACCCGAaaagcgaggcagaaggcaTCGTCGCTGAATGACTCCCGCCGCACTCGGCGACCTGCTCACTGAGCAGGCCTTGCCGTCGCGCCTGCAATCCGGGACGGGTCTCGTCATTTCTGGGGTGTTCTGATTAGAACGAATCTGTCTGCGTTGCCTGGAGTTTATGACTGTATCGCCCTCTCACCCGGCAGGCGGCTCATGCGGCTCTGCAGGTATAGCTGGACTCTCGGCATCACAAGCCCAGATTTGTCAGGCTACAGGTGTACAAACGTGGAGCTTGAACTCCTGCCGGCATATCAATCAAAGCACAGGTCCGCCGCCACTTTGCCCCAGTGCCGCGTTTTAGCGTACGCATCGCGAGAACTCCACAGCCTGCCGCTGTTATGTATGTTGTCTGGGAGCGGGAGGCGAGGTTTGAGACCGTCCTGCGGGTCTACCACCGGCTCTTCTAGGCACTCTGCGTGCCACAGTAGAGCACAACTTTCTGCACAAGAAGCACTGCGTCACACGCGACGCTCACTGTCGTCTCTGTAAATTCGCCCTCAGTCGATGGCACCTGGTCGACAGCCGGCACTGAGCGGTGCGGGTGGTTAACGGCAGCTGTTTGCAGTTTGACTCCAGCCCAGCAGTCCTGTGCCTCTTGCAGATAAAGTTTATCTGTGCTTTGCGACTGCCGGCGCGTGGAAAGGTAGGCGCTGTTTGCAACTCAGCAAAATACCCGCACTCTTCTCTGTCAGTAGCGAAAGCACGTGGTATTCATTCAGCCAAAAAACGCCCGTCGCAGAATCAGTCTTCTACCGCGGAGGCCAGCCCCGAGCACCGTCCCCGCTTCCACCGCTGGCGAGCTGCCCCTACGCTCCTTTCGCAGAGAAGCTTAACATCAGAGAGGGGTGAAGTGACGTCACCTCGCTCGTTTTCAGCCTTTTGAGAGGGAACTGACGGTTTCACCATCTGAAGAGCGCGCGATCGCTTCACCACAGAACACAGGTCAGCGGTTTTCGCTCACGAGCCGCCTAGATACACACTTGCCACGCGACTGCGAATTCCAGAATCGccccgcgtctcgcgcctctcgagcgCTCTACAAACAGGGCTGCCTGCATACAAGAGGCCCTTTCTCGGGTCATTGTTGTCACGGGACGAGGAGGATTGGTGATTTATTTCTCCACGAGGCCACGGAGGCCCGACGTGATTTCGTCGCTCAGCTGCTTGAAGTGCTGCTTGGAGGCGgcctccgtcgtcgtcggcggcaaGAACTTCATGCTGGTAATTTTGCTGATGGTTGGGCGCATCGTGTTGTAGATCGTGCCCCATCCAATCTTgtgctcgctgccgctcgtCTCTGCAATTTTTGCCGACACACGCACGTCAGAAACTCACATTAGAGACAGCGCGCCAAGGGTGCACATGCGAGGCACCCAAGCGAAGAGTCATTCGTCGTGCGGACTTAGAcaggcctcgctgccgccaccAGATCCTCGCaaaaagaagcgaaaaaaaaccaCGCCCGATCCACCTCGACGTCTTCTGCCCCCCGAGAAGCAAGGACTTCCACGCCAGAACGAGAAGAATTTGACGCACACGAAACCCACAAAACAAAAAGCACGAAGCCCGCGAAACAAAACATGACACCTGTTTTTTCTCGAAGTAAATATGGAGACTAGGGCCCTCGTGGACCTTGCCAGTCTCGAAAGtggctcgcgcgtgcgctaTGCCACGGCGACGGGCCTTTTTTGCGTCGACAGAAAACCTCTGGGGCTTGGAAACGAGTCCACGCGATCTGGGCTACCCCTCCGGCGACTAGGCCCGAATAGAGATCAAATTTTTATGgaaacgcatgcgcgcaACACTCACCCTGCATCACGCGGAGGCACTGGTCGTAGAAGTGGCAGATGGTGCGCATCATACCGACAGTCTGAGAGCCCAGAAAGCGAAACGCACCGCATTCATTCGTGCAAGCTGCGAAACACACGAAAGCCAACTGTCGTCATAAGGGCGGGGTCCATGGATCTGGGTCGGTGCCAATCAGAACGCGAAAACGCTGGTTTTACTCGTCGTCGAAGCGGAACTGGAGCACAGTGCGACGGGGGGAGACGCCCGCGTACCTGCGCAGCGATCGGGACTCAGGCGTGCAGCGCGATTTCTAGAACATGTTTCCGTAAACATTGCATCGCTAAATGTGAAAGAATCCGTTTCACGGCAGGTACGCCGCTCCACTGTGCCTGCATGATCCTACAGAGACacctatatacatatatatatatatatatatatacatgtatatgcatcATGGTATATATGCATGGGTTAAGCGTCAATGCGCTGAGTGTCATGCGGTCTTCTCCCGCAGGCGTGTCCGCATGCTAGGATGATGTAGATATCCGAGTTTCGCAGATCTGAGCCTCACCTTGTACAGAGGGCACATGTAGTCGTAGTCAGAGAAGGCGTTCTGCTGCAGATAATCTTCTCGAATGATTCTAGCGACTTCCAGAATCAGTTTTTGATCCTGAACACACGATGCGAGGCCAAAGGAAAATACGCGTGACGAAAAAcatctccgcggcctcgtcccGGAGGCAGTCATCATCCGCTACGCTCGTCTGCGAGGGACGCCCTTTCGACTTCCTCTGTTGCTATATGTACGacataaatatgtatataaatacattcttatgtatatatatttatatatacagGTGGATGTCCGATAGTTCAGTCAGACGAACatgcgtgtatatatgtaagtATGTCTGTGGATGGTAGAGGAGGATGAAAGCGATTTTTCGATTCTTTCTACTCCTGGCAGCTGCATCGCATGCGACCCCCTTTTTCAAAGgtcgagcgcgaggctgtggcgcagaggcgatACGACTCTTTAGACGTATCCGGTCTCTCCTTCAAGGGACTAGGGTCTAGCGCTTGGAGGAATATCACGGACGTACTGCGTTGGCGGGTCGTCTACTAACAGAAAATGAAAAATAGTGCAGCGAATTTTTTTTGTTCGAACGCACCTCAGACAGCGAGTCCTTTCCGACCAGCTGGACGATATCCGTGAGCTCCGCTTCCTGGCAAGAAACgcacaaaaaaaaaaataaAGCGGGAATTGAGAGGAAGCACACACAGCCAACGCCAGCGAATATCGTTGGGCAGAAGCGACTGtgtgcaaaaaaaaaaaaagcagcagcacacacacacacacaaaagCCGAGACAacgcacgcagaaggcagcgggAGGGGATCCCGTCCCGAGTGACAGCACGTGCATGCAGTAGAGCTATTGCGAACATCGGGAAATCCCCACCACCACGAGAAAACAGGCAACGCCACAACTCTGACATCACATGGGTACGTCTTATCAATACGCGCCaacataaatatataaatatatatatattcaattatacacatgcatattcATACGAAGCAGAGTCTCCAATCACGTTTGTTCTTGTCTGATGCTCAGATTCTTGTCTGTTGCTCTGCTGTTTGTCTCACCTTCCCTCTTTGCGGCAGTTAACAGGACATGTAACCCCAAAAAATTCACACCCACAGGGCGTTATCACTGGTGATTCGAACCCTCGAGATGGGCACACATATACAGATTAAAAACATTGTCAAAcgctggcgcagctgtcgcgtctgcctgtGGGGGAGTTTGTGGAGGCTTACTTGCTGCAGAATATCGGAGACCTTCTGGCGCAGGGCGCTGAACTCGGGGTCGTACGAATCGAAGAagggctccagcgcgcgaaTGTACTTCGAGAAAGAAGTCGTCCAGTTGACTGAATGAGGGCCGCGGAAACATCGCAGAAATATCGAGGCTTGACGCTGTCTCTACACAGCGTGGACGCCCCTGCCGCGGCCCTGAGCGTCCCGCCACCCTGcactccgcgtcgccgcacagggtgtctcttcgtcgcgcgAAAAACCGCGCGACGGCATCCACGCGGCTGAAGATCTCTGCGTCtcacgcgctcgcgccgcagccgacgtAGAGACAACGAGTAACGAAGTACAGGAATACACTCGCAAGCCCCACAAATACAAACACAAATATAAACACAGATATCTAcatctatatacatatatatatgtttgtatacatatacatatgtaggtaactgcgtgtgcgtctgaAAGAAAGAGTGACGTGGGGCCATTCTTTCGAGCTTACCGGAGGGAAAGtgtttcctctgcgcgagTTTCTTGTCCAACCCCCAGAAGACCTGCACGATGGACATGGTGGAAGTCGTGACCGGGTCTGAGAAATCTCCTCCAGGCGGCGAGACAGCCCCGACAATCGTGAcgctgccttcgcgctcGGGAGACCCCATGCAGCGGACGCGACCTGcgaaaaaggaagaaaaacagacgcgcgagctTGAAGAACTACGGTGGAGCAATCGTgatcgcccgcgcgcctcttcgacGCACGCGCAGTGCAGTCGCAGCTCCACGCGCGATGTCTACGCAGGCGTCCGCGAACAGAGAGCTCCACGGTGGATTCCGAAGAAACACTGAGTGCGCTGTTTTTGAGTGAAGAGTTCGCGAAGGAAGCGCCACTCAACGGCAAACGCAAAGAGTCTCTCCACGACGCAACAGCACGCGGATACTCGCGTGCGAGATAAAGCGATTCTTGCTGTTTTTCTGTGATTCTTTCACTCTCCTTACTGGCGCGCTCGTAGAAggaagcgagacgcgcgcccaAGTAGGCGGGGTAGCCGCTGTCTGCAGGCATTTCGGCGAGACGGCCGCTGATTTCGCGAAGAGCTTCAGCCCAGCGACTCGTACTGTCCGCCATCATCGCTACGTTGTAGCCCATATCGCGGAAGTACTCGCCAAGCGTGATCCCTGAAAAGCGAAGCCAAAAAACGGTGAAAGCCGACTGCACCAGCTCTGATACACGCTGAGACGTGAACATGCCaaagaaaacgaaggaaTTCGAGCGCAACAGCCTCCATATGTTCGAGGTCAAATGACACATCTACGGGAGGAGAGTGTCGCATGGACACAAaccacgcagaggaggcagcagggCTCTCTAAGCGCCCGTGGCGGAGAAACTGAGTGAAACTGAATCCACTGTGCGCGAGCAGGTGTGTGCGCGATGTTTGCCAGCTggaaagacgccgcagcatGGCCCCAGCGCACTGTGTCGGGTAGGATGTGTAGGGCACTTTTGattcgccagcggcgcgagtcTCTCCTTAGAGGGTGGCGCGAGTGGATGTCTTTCGAGACTCTGCTCACCCGTGTAGATGGAGGCTTCACGCGCTGCGACGGGCATGTTACTCGTGttggcgacgaggcaggtGCGCTGCATGATGCCCTCCTCTTTGCCGTTGATCAGCGTCGTGAGTTCGGGGAACTCCGTAAGCACTTCAGCCATCTCgttgccgcgctcgccgcatcCGACGTAAATAATCACCTGGCTGTTGCTGTACTTCGACAGTGCCTGCGACGCACGCCATGTGAGCAAAAAATCGACGCcgtggcgcctcgccgtcatCCTAAACGCTAAACTGTTTCTGTTCTCGGCCGCTGTGCATCTCACCTCT
This portion of the Besnoitia besnoiti strain Bb-Ger1 chromosome VII, whole genome shotgun sequence genome encodes:
- a CDS encoding putative vacuolar ATP synthase subunit A (encoded by transcript BESB_077490), with amino-acid sequence MAPRGEAAAPEGDKDMGVIYKVSGPLVVAEQMSGTKMYELVRVGWQRLVGEIIRLEGDNAFIQVYEETAGLSVGDPVIKTGKPLSVELGPGLLDNIFDGIQRPLERIAQIAQSVFVPKGVAVPALDHKKLWSYNPVPNVQVGDILTGGDVIGTVHENNLFMEHRIMIPPKIQGKVSWIAPAGEYTVKDTVMTLEYQGEQIPIAMSHDWPVREPRPCLEKLAGNTPLLTGQRVLDSLFPTVQGGTCAIPGAFGCGKTCISQALSKYSNSQVIIYVGCGERGNEMAEVLTEFPELTTLINGKEEGIMQRTCLVANTSNMPVAAREASIYTGITLGEYFRDMGYNVAMMADSTSRWAEALREISGRLAEMPADSGYPAYLGARLASFYERASRVRCMGSPEREGSVTIVGAVSPPGGDFSDPVTTSTMSIVQVFWGLDKKLAQRKHFPSVNWTTSFSKYIRALEPFFDSYDPEFSALRQKVSDILQQEAELTDIVQLVGKDSLSEDQKLILEVARIIREDYLQQNAFSDYDYMCPLYKTVGMMRTICHFYDQCLRVMQETSGSEHKIGWGTIYNTMRPTISKITSMKFLPPTTTEAASKQHFKQLSDEITSGLRGLVEK